ACCGAGTTCCTGAGTATCGCATGAGGTCCAGAGACATTTTCCATGCAGCTGCCAGCGTTGTGGCCGATTGGCCGATTGGCTATCAACGCCTGGTGCGTGACTTCGATCGCAAGGTACGGGCTGTGGACGAGGTCCCCGTGCCTGCATCGCTAAAACACACGTACGAAGCGATATTCGCGGCCAAGGATGCAAGGTACGGACGATCCTCCCTTATGGAGCTCTGAATGGTGTGCTGTCGGATTTGCCGTGGGGAGGAATTAGCAATTTGGGCGGAAGGCTAGTACTCGTTGCGTCTCTTAGTCGACACGGTGATCTCTTTGCCAAACGGTTATAGAGAAGGCTGACATTTTGCAGGCTTGCACGGCGAACAATTGACAGTTTGAATGAGGCGATATGAGTAACAAGGACTCGGAGGTACAGTTTGAACGCGCCGTCTACATTGATTTGGAGTGGAACTGCTGGGACAGTACGAAACCGACGACACAGCACCGGGAGATCATTGAGATCGGCGCGGTGGAATTGAATCTAGAAACGCTGGAGATTGAGTTGCAAAAGGATTATCTCGTCAGGCCGCGTCCGTTCGATATCAGTGACCGATGCACCGCCATCACCGGACTGACGGCAGCTGACCTGAAATGCTCACCCCTTCTGCCGGAGGTCTTGGCCCGGTTCGAACAGGACTTCTCCCCGAAGCAGAAAATGTGTTGCACCTGGGGGCACGATAGTGAGTTCCTGGCCGAAGCCTGTGGACGGTACAAGCTACGCTCGCCTTTACGAAATTGCGTCGACGTGGCACAACTGTTTTGGCGTAATTTCCTGCTCAGAGCGCAGCCCAGTTTGCGGACCGCGATGGACGTCCTCGGAATCGAGTTCGACGGGGTTGCCCATACTGCATTGGCGGACGCGAAAAACACGGCTGCGGTGCATGCGGCCATGATCCGGCGTATGCGGGGCATCTCCGATTCCGTTCCGGCATATGCCCCTGTTGTCACGGATGAATCGCCGGCGACGGTCTTTGGTGAGACGCTGAGTCGTGCGTTACGATCTGCTTCGAGCTGATCGTAACGGAGAGGCAGTACTCACTTCACGTGCGCCGACCACCGGATTGCAGCGCAGGGCGTCGATTCGCACCTGGTCGAGCTTGAGTTCGGTCATTCCGTGTCGGCAACCGGTAGCACTCGCGCCTGGGCTCATTGATTTGTCAGGATTCCCACACTCATCAGACTCTCAATAACGGCGTGGCTCATATGCCCGTTCCCGAAGAAGGGGAGCAATAGGTATTGTGCGTGATGCGCGGCCTTGATCTGGCGGCCAATGGAAACCCATTCTTCGCCCAGAAGATGCGCGAACCTCATTTGACTGCCGAAACCGTAGCAGATCACAAGAGGACGCGGAACCAGTGCTTCCAGGGTCTCTTTGAGCCTGATGCATCGGGCGGCTACTATGTCATCTAGCCCGGGCTTCAATCTAGCGAATTCAACCGCCCAGGTCGAATCGTTACTTCTGCCGGTCGGTACAGGTGACAGTTCTGTCAGAAATGTCTCTCCACCACTGCGCCCCAAACTGTTCTTTATATATTCCTTGACAGCTCGATTCGAGTTCCATTCTTTGCAGCCGCTCCGAGCGAGCATGATCTTCGCCATGTACTGCCATACTTGAGTCCTAGGCGGGTCCAGTTCGACGTCGATGGGGCAACCGGCCCGCACGAGTCGCAAGTGTGCCTCTCTCAAGTCCATGACAGGGCTGAACCGGGCACGGGCCTTCAAGTTATGGATCGTGTCCTCCTGGCTCATACCCGCCAGCCCCTCTTCCAAACCAACAAACCACACTGGCGCGGATATAGGGCCGTACCCAAGAAAGCCCAGAACGTTATCAAGTTCTCCGGGTGAGAGATCGAGGTGTATGTTTCCGCTCAGAATTCCACTCATCAATTAGCCGAACTCCGCGATGTGATGGTTCAGACCTGACTCTCAGGAATACCCTAAGAGACGCCGCCAAGGCTACAGAGATTATTTGTCCAAAAGCTGGTCGATGATCTCGGCAGTTGGCCCGCAGCCGAGATCTTGCGACGCATGATCGTACAGGTGGAAGCGAGATCAGCGGATGAGGTGTGCGAGATCCTGGATGTGCGCAAAGGTGGGTTGAGTGGCCTGAGCCAAGCCAAGGCGCGGAATTCGAGCCCTTCTCTGCATACCTTCTTCGAGCAGTGTCAAC
The genomic region above belongs to Acidobacteriaceae bacterium and contains:
- a CDS encoding 3'-5' exonuclease, translated to MSNKDSEVQFERAVYIDLEWNCWDSTKPTTQHREIIEIGAVELNLETLEIELQKDYLVRPRPFDISDRCTAITGLTAADLKCSPLLPEVLARFEQDFSPKQKMCCTWGHDSEFLAEACGRYKLRSPLRNCVDVAQLFWRNFLLRAQPSLRTAMDVLGIEFDGVAHTALADAKNTAAVHAAMIRRMRGISDSVPAYAPVVTDESPATVFGETLSRALRSASS